Proteins from a genomic interval of Arachis hypogaea cultivar Tifrunner chromosome 10, arahy.Tifrunner.gnm2.J5K5, whole genome shotgun sequence:
- the LOC112718220 gene encoding methyl jasmonate esterase 1 translates to MEQVKKQHPQTRVFILLLIILLSFTSKSSGSSSSESSKNKKHHFVLVHGSCHGAWSWYKVITLLKSRGHNVTALDLAVSGVNQKNASELKSISEYFEPLTKFMASSVDEGQRVVLVGHSFGGFAISYAMEHFPHKISVAVFITAFMPSPLNVSPVYQMVISELEPVQDNRFTYNKGPNKSATTFIFGPHYLASRLYQHSPKQDWNLATTLMRAFRLFSNEDVTKVLTLSHAKYGSVSRVYVVSEKDVLITPNLQRRIIKDNPPNRVVEIAGSDHMVMMSKPKDLYLQLQSIAANYD, encoded by the exons ATGGAACAAGTAAAGAAGCAGCATCCCCAAACACGAGTTTTTATCTTGTTATTGATTATCCTATTGTCTTTCACAAGCAAATCATCAGGATCATCATCATCGGAgtcatcaaaaaataaaaagcatcACTTTGTTCTAGTGCATGGATCATGCCACGGAGCATGGTCATGGTACAAGGTTATTACACTTCTCAAATCACGGGGTCACAATGTGACTGCCTTAGACTTGGCAGTTTCAGGGGTCAACCAAAAGAATGCTTCGGAGCTTAAATCAATTTCTGAGTACTTTGAACCTCTGACTAAGTTCATGGCTTCATCAGTGGATGAAGGTCAAAGAGTAGTTCTTGTTGGTCATAGCTTTGGTGGCTTTGCCATATCCTATGCCATGGAGCATTTTCCTCACAAGATTTCTGTGGCTGTTTTTATCACTGCTTTCATGCCGAGTCCACTCAACGTTTCCCCCGTCTATCAAATG GTAATTAGCGAATTAGAACCTGTTCAAGACAATCGTTTCACTTATAATAAGGGACCTAATAAATCGGCCACAACATTCATTTTTGGACCACACTACCTTGCATCTCGATTGTATCAACACAGTCCGAAACAG GATTGGAATCTAGCAACAACGTTGATGAGAGCATTTAGATTATTCAGCAACGAAGATGTAACAAAGGTGCTAACTCTATCACATGCAAAATACGGTTCTGTAAGTCGTGTTTATGTTGTGTCAGAGAAAGATGTTTTGATCACTCCAAATCTTCAACGACGGATAATTAAAGACAATCCTCCAAATCGCGTGGTTGAGATTGCTGGATCAGATCACATGGTCATGATGTCCAAACCGAAAGATCTTTACCTGCAACTACAATCCATTGCTGCTAATTATGATTGA